The Mycolicibacterium smegmatis genome has a window encoding:
- a CDS encoding cupin domain-containing protein yields MTDATRTCEIPDSMQHKVISLADAPEIPGRRTFLQYFDVGIADASNGLISTQVTRVRAGMSNPTGWHYHDCVFQWLLITKGWLELQFENGESKRIEQGSVCFIPGGYRHNETGTSDDLEFVEIFMPPKPRTVAVESPLA; encoded by the coding sequence ATGACCGACGCGACCCGCACCTGCGAGATTCCCGATTCGATGCAGCACAAGGTGATCTCGCTTGCCGATGCCCCGGAGATCCCCGGGCGCCGCACCTTCCTGCAGTATTTCGACGTCGGTATTGCCGACGCGAGCAATGGGCTCATCAGCACCCAGGTGACCAGAGTCCGTGCCGGCATGAGCAATCCGACCGGTTGGCACTACCACGACTGCGTGTTCCAGTGGCTGTTGATCACCAAGGGCTGGCTGGAGTTGCAGTTCGAAAACGGTGAGAGCAAGCGCATCGAGCAGGGAAGCGTCTGCTTCATCCCGGGTGGCTACCGCCACAACGAAACCGGGACCTCGGATGATCTGGAGTTCGTCGAGATCTTCATGCCTCCCAAGCCGCGGACTGTTGCTGTTGAATCACCACTGGCCTGA
- a CDS encoding SDR family oxidoreductase → MELRFTESDSVLITGGSRGIGAATAQLFAAEGVGRIHLVGRDKDSLEQLRAGIDADVTCHALDLSSPTDRAQLAETVAETDILINNAGAIPQGSLDDADLAAWQRAWELKVWGYLELSQMALRAMKARKSGVIVNVVGLSGERPDAGYLAGSMANSALMTFTRAVGAYSLDDGVRVVAVNPGPVQTQRLLDALHVRARTDLGDSQRWPEFVAHYPAQRMATAEEVADTIAFLASRRSSYTSGTVVTLDGGMAWRGRAL, encoded by the coding sequence ATGGAACTGCGTTTCACCGAGTCAGACTCGGTTCTCATCACGGGCGGCTCGCGTGGCATCGGTGCTGCCACCGCACAGCTGTTCGCGGCCGAGGGGGTGGGTCGGATCCATCTGGTCGGGCGTGACAAGGATTCACTCGAACAGTTGCGTGCCGGTATCGACGCCGACGTGACCTGTCATGCCCTCGACCTGTCCTCACCGACGGATCGGGCCCAACTGGCCGAAACAGTCGCCGAGACAGACATTTTGATCAACAATGCCGGCGCGATACCGCAGGGTTCCTTGGACGACGCCGATCTCGCGGCGTGGCAACGTGCCTGGGAGCTCAAGGTGTGGGGATACCTCGAGCTGAGCCAGATGGCACTCAGAGCCATGAAGGCCCGCAAATCCGGAGTGATCGTCAACGTGGTCGGATTGTCCGGCGAGCGTCCGGATGCCGGATATCTGGCCGGTTCCATGGCCAACTCGGCCCTGATGACCTTCACCCGCGCGGTCGGCGCGTACTCCTTGGATGACGGTGTACGCGTCGTCGCGGTCAATCCCGGACCGGTGCAGACACAGCGCTTGCTCGATGCGCTGCACGTCAGGGCCCGCACGGATTTGGGTGATTCCCAACGGTGGCCGGAGTTCGTCGCGCACTATCCGGCACAGCGTATGGCCACCGCGGAGGAAGTGGCCGACACCATCGCGTTTCTGGCGTCACGTCGAAGCAGCTACACCAGCGGCACCGTGGTCACGTTGGACGGGGGTATGGCCTGGCGCGGCCGCGCACTGTGA
- a CDS encoding crotonase/enoyl-CoA hydratase family protein has product MTAPLRIDRAGRVQTWTIDVPDAANAITGSDFIDAFDAAVDAANADTDISVVILTGAGRFFSAGGNVRDMRDRTGVFGLGPLDQRHGYTSGIQRVPRALQRCEVPVIAAVNGAAIGAGCDLAVMCDLRIAAESAFFAESFVQLGLIPGDGGTWFLPRAVGWARAAEMTLTGDRVDAATALSWGLVNEVLSDDELLPAAHRLAERIAKNPAPAVRMAKRLLLESRTASLDSTLALAAALQPLAHQDPEHHRRVAELTR; this is encoded by the coding sequence GTGACCGCTCCCCTGCGCATCGATCGAGCCGGCCGGGTCCAGACCTGGACCATCGACGTCCCGGATGCGGCCAATGCCATCACCGGTTCCGATTTCATCGACGCCTTCGACGCCGCCGTCGATGCCGCGAACGCCGACACCGACATCTCTGTGGTGATTCTCACCGGTGCCGGGCGCTTCTTCTCCGCGGGCGGAAACGTCCGTGACATGCGAGACCGCACAGGGGTTTTCGGACTGGGTCCGCTTGACCAACGGCATGGTTACACGTCGGGCATCCAGCGTGTCCCGCGCGCCCTGCAGCGCTGTGAAGTTCCGGTCATCGCCGCGGTGAACGGAGCGGCGATCGGTGCGGGATGTGACCTCGCCGTCATGTGCGATCTGCGCATCGCCGCGGAAAGTGCCTTCTTCGCAGAGAGTTTCGTGCAGCTGGGGTTGATTCCAGGCGACGGTGGTACGTGGTTCCTGCCTCGCGCGGTGGGCTGGGCACGCGCTGCGGAGATGACGTTGACCGGCGACCGCGTGGATGCTGCCACGGCGTTGTCGTGGGGCCTTGTGAATGAGGTGCTGAGTGACGACGAGCTGTTGCCCGCCGCTCACCGACTCGCCGAACGCATAGCGAAGAACCCCGCGCCTGCAGTCCGGATGGCGAAGCGGCTTCTCCTCGAGTCCCGCACGGCATCGCTGGACTCGACGCTGGCGCTGGCGGCTGCCCTGCAGCCGCTCGCCCATCAGGATCCCGAGCATCACCGCCGCGTCGCCGAACTGACGCGCTGA
- a CDS encoding acyl-CoA dehydrogenase family protein, giving the protein MTTLEAMVDRDLRALIDSVLANHACHDDQKLWQTFGELGLADLTQSEERGGSGASWPEAAALARALARRGCRLEVSESDLVAGWLLEQAGAPPRQALRIALFDDEHINVPTASGLVERVAVVGHDGEEYHVSDVPVTDIGGDREGDLHRDEDRRDRHLITRETFELARTRRSLVRAIQISATLETIAELAIEYAQTREQFGRPIGKQQAVQRMIAIIAGESALARAATDAAVLAVSDDATPATQVAAMVAVARSCCGHAVDPVIRNAHQVIGAIGTTREHPLHVFTSAALALRDRDRSTREWDAAVLDLTIQAQPLSDLDLTPVRTK; this is encoded by the coding sequence ATGACAACGTTGGAGGCCATGGTCGATCGAGACCTGCGGGCACTGATCGACTCGGTGCTGGCGAACCACGCCTGCCATGACGACCAGAAGCTGTGGCAGACGTTCGGCGAGCTCGGACTCGCCGACCTGACGCAGAGCGAGGAGCGTGGTGGAAGCGGCGCTTCCTGGCCCGAGGCGGCAGCGCTGGCACGCGCACTGGCTCGCCGCGGTTGCAGGCTGGAGGTGTCCGAGAGCGACCTCGTGGCGGGCTGGCTGCTCGAGCAGGCAGGTGCACCGCCGCGGCAGGCGTTACGCATCGCACTCTTCGACGACGAACACATCAACGTGCCCACCGCATCCGGTCTCGTCGAACGCGTCGCGGTGGTCGGCCATGACGGCGAGGAGTATCACGTCAGCGACGTCCCCGTCACGGACATCGGCGGTGACAGGGAGGGTGATCTCCACCGTGACGAAGACCGTCGCGATCGCCACCTCATCACCCGGGAGACCTTCGAGCTGGCGCGGACGCGTCGGTCACTGGTGCGGGCCATCCAGATCAGCGCGACGCTGGAGACCATAGCGGAGCTCGCGATCGAGTACGCGCAAACTCGCGAGCAGTTCGGCCGCCCCATCGGTAAACAGCAAGCCGTGCAACGCATGATCGCCATCATCGCCGGAGAGTCGGCACTGGCGCGTGCTGCGACCGACGCCGCGGTGTTGGCCGTCTCCGACGACGCCACGCCCGCAACGCAGGTCGCCGCCATGGTCGCGGTCGCCCGCTCATGCTGTGGACACGCAGTCGATCCCGTCATACGGAACGCCCACCAGGTGATCGGTGCCATCGGAACCACCCGCGAGCACCCGCTGCACGTGTTCACCTCCGCCGCATTGGCTCTTCGCGACCGAGACCGCTCCACTCGGGAATGGGATGCCGCTGTACTCGACTTGACCATTCAGGCACAACCACTCAGCGACCTCGACCTCACGCCGGTTCGCACCAAATGA
- a CDS encoding CaiB/BaiF CoA transferase family protein, giving the protein MAPGALDGVTVLDLTTVVMGPFATSMLGDLGAEVIKVEALDGDITRRMGPQRNPGMTALTLGLQRNKRSIALDLKTAEGKEVLARLVRESDVVVSNLRPQSREDLGLSYPALRAIRADVILCTAQAYAEASPQRNEPAYDDMVQAASGLTSLVEAVDGVPRYAPYVIADKVSGLYIVIAVLSALMHRAATGSGQHVEVPMVDAMVHFNLVEHLSGQTFAPPAGDFGWKRVLVPERAPYRTSDGYVCILPYTDANWRGFFTLTGLTDLLTDPRFTDVDKRHQNMGYLHSMISRITPQRSTQEWLDLCRDNDIPAARPLDLTRVTEDSYVMDHGVLQRNSHPTEGDYFSALTPLRMSGSPVSLRRHAPILGAHTAEVLSELGYTDDEITSLSDNAVVVIK; this is encoded by the coding sequence GTGGCGCCGGGTGCCCTGGACGGCGTCACCGTCCTGGACCTGACAACGGTGGTGATGGGCCCGTTCGCCACCTCGATGCTCGGTGACCTCGGGGCTGAGGTCATCAAGGTCGAGGCGCTCGACGGTGACATCACACGGCGCATGGGCCCGCAGCGCAATCCCGGTATGACCGCCTTGACACTGGGTTTGCAGCGGAACAAGCGCAGCATCGCATTGGACCTCAAAACCGCTGAAGGAAAAGAGGTTCTGGCACGACTGGTGCGTGAATCCGACGTCGTCGTCTCCAATTTGCGGCCCCAGTCACGTGAGGACCTCGGGCTCAGCTACCCGGCCCTCCGCGCGATCCGCGCGGATGTGATCCTGTGCACCGCCCAGGCCTACGCCGAGGCGAGCCCACAACGCAACGAGCCCGCCTACGACGACATGGTGCAGGCCGCATCCGGGCTGACCTCTCTGGTCGAGGCCGTCGACGGTGTTCCCCGCTACGCGCCCTATGTCATCGCGGACAAGGTGAGTGGGCTCTACATCGTGATCGCGGTGCTCAGCGCATTGATGCACCGTGCAGCGACCGGCTCCGGCCAGCACGTCGAGGTGCCCATGGTCGACGCGATGGTCCACTTCAACCTCGTGGAGCATCTCAGTGGGCAGACATTCGCACCGCCGGCCGGGGATTTCGGCTGGAAACGGGTGCTGGTCCCGGAGCGTGCCCCCTACCGGACGTCTGACGGATACGTCTGCATCCTGCCCTACACCGACGCCAACTGGCGGGGCTTCTTCACGCTCACCGGGCTGACGGACCTCCTGACCGACCCCAGGTTCACCGACGTCGACAAGCGACATCAGAACATGGGTTACCTCCACTCCATGATCAGCCGGATCACGCCGCAGCGCTCAACACAGGAATGGCTGGATCTGTGCCGGGACAACGACATTCCTGCTGCGCGTCCCCTCGACCTGACCCGTGTCACCGAAGACTCGTACGTGATGGATCACGGTGTGCTGCAGCGAAACAGTCATCCCACCGAGGGTGATTACTTCAGCGCCCTGACGCCCCTGCGGATGAGCGGGTCGCCTGTGAGCCTTCGCCGCCATGCCCCCATATTGGGTGCCCACACCGCAGAGGTGTTGTCCGAGCTGGGGTACACCGACGACGAGATCACCAGCCTGTCCGACAACGCAGTGGTGGTGATCAAATGA
- a CDS encoding acyl-CoA dehydrogenase family protein: MTAPTMSAVVPDPAWRDLRQQVRSFLADQLAAHRFEPGIDGWLTGWSDTFSRSLAQQGWVGMTIPRQYGGHGRSHFERFVVTEELLIAGAPVAAHWIADRQVAPSLLRYGTEEQKKELLPEIAAARCTFAIGMSEPDSGSDLASVRTRAVPVDGGWLLNGTKVWTSGAHHAAKILVLARTSGSHGDRHRGLSQLVVDLRAPGVEIVPIESLDGGHHFNEVVFTDCFVPAEGLLGAEGQGWKQVTAELGFERSGPERFLSTALVVRLLIEHVTRGEISPEPVLGQFLARLHGLHQMSLSVAAALDRGENADAAAAMVKMLGTATEGDLVQTADYLTATLSGPLRDAVTWATVQRPGFTLRGGTNEVLAGVIARGLGLR; encoded by the coding sequence ATGACTGCTCCCACGATGTCCGCGGTCGTACCCGATCCTGCGTGGCGGGACCTGCGGCAGCAGGTTCGCAGTTTCCTCGCCGACCAACTCGCGGCGCACCGGTTCGAGCCAGGTATCGACGGCTGGCTCACCGGATGGTCCGACACCTTCAGCCGGTCGCTTGCCCAGCAGGGCTGGGTCGGCATGACGATTCCCCGTCAGTACGGTGGGCACGGGCGCAGCCACTTCGAGCGCTTCGTCGTCACGGAGGAACTTCTGATCGCCGGGGCCCCGGTGGCGGCGCACTGGATCGCCGACCGCCAGGTGGCGCCGTCGCTGCTGCGATATGGCACCGAGGAACAGAAGAAAGAGCTGCTGCCGGAGATCGCCGCCGCCCGGTGCACGTTCGCGATCGGCATGAGTGAGCCCGACTCGGGCTCCGACCTGGCGAGCGTGCGTACCCGCGCCGTCCCCGTCGACGGCGGTTGGCTCCTCAATGGCACCAAGGTCTGGACGTCCGGAGCGCACCACGCCGCCAAGATCCTCGTTCTGGCCCGCACCAGCGGCAGCCACGGCGACCGTCATCGGGGACTCTCGCAGCTCGTCGTCGATCTCCGGGCGCCAGGCGTCGAGATCGTGCCGATCGAGTCGCTCGACGGTGGCCATCACTTCAACGAAGTGGTGTTCACGGATTGTTTCGTCCCGGCCGAAGGCCTGCTCGGCGCCGAGGGGCAGGGCTGGAAGCAGGTGACAGCGGAGCTCGGCTTCGAACGCAGCGGACCCGAGCGGTTCCTGTCGACCGCACTGGTGGTGCGGCTGTTGATCGAACATGTCACCCGCGGCGAAATCAGCCCGGAACCGGTGCTGGGGCAGTTTCTGGCCCGGCTGCACGGGCTGCACCAGATGTCGCTGTCGGTCGCCGCCGCACTCGACCGCGGCGAGAACGCCGATGCGGCCGCGGCGATGGTTAAGATGCTCGGCACCGCCACCGAGGGCGATCTCGTACAAACTGCCGACTATCTCACCGCGACACTGTCGGGCCCTCTGCGTGACGCCGTGACGTGGGCGACCGTGCAAAGGCCGGGATTCACGTTGCGCGGCGGCACAAACGAGGTTCTCGCAGGCGTGATCGCGAGAGGATTGGGGTTGCGATGA
- a CDS encoding IclR family transcriptional regulator, giving the protein MTPERSAHSEPANPVRKRHRMVDRVAGILELAARNHDGLTLTELARLLDAPLSSLQGLVNGLVAAGYLDEHDRRYRLGGAPYLLNLMAGRHLVTQVGHQELEAVHADAGLTTLLSVVVGQGVFYVDSCSSTPRYDYLAKNLVRRSLIRTSSGWVLLAGFARRDLWSYLSSLPAEEDTNRERFLNELEAIQETGVCAAPHISEVADGVAVAVREGGRTVAAVSVVGPHEEIHSRRDELVELLTSHRRRWEQAG; this is encoded by the coding sequence ATGACCCCCGAGCGTTCGGCACACTCCGAGCCCGCGAACCCCGTTCGCAAACGGCACCGCATGGTCGATCGTGTTGCCGGCATCCTCGAACTGGCCGCCCGTAACCATGACGGGCTCACGCTCACCGAACTCGCCCGACTCCTGGACGCCCCGTTGAGTTCCCTGCAAGGTCTCGTCAACGGTCTGGTCGCCGCGGGTTATCTCGACGAGCATGACCGTCGCTATCGACTCGGGGGTGCACCGTATCTGTTGAACCTCATGGCCGGCCGGCATCTCGTGACACAGGTCGGTCATCAGGAGCTCGAGGCGGTACACGCCGATGCCGGCCTGACGACCTTGCTGTCGGTCGTCGTGGGGCAGGGCGTGTTCTATGTCGACAGTTGCTCCTCGACTCCACGTTACGACTACCTGGCCAAGAACCTGGTACGCCGGTCGCTCATCCGCACGTCGAGTGGATGGGTTCTGCTGGCAGGTTTCGCGCGCCGGGACCTATGGAGCTATCTGAGTTCACTTCCTGCCGAGGAGGACACGAACCGCGAACGATTCCTGAACGAACTCGAAGCGATTCAGGAGACCGGAGTCTGTGCGGCGCCGCATATCTCGGAAGTCGCAGATGGTGTGGCCGTGGCCGTACGTGAGGGTGGTCGCACGGTTGCGGCGGTCAGCGTGGTCGGGCCGCACGAGGAGATCCACAGCCGCAGGGACGAACTGGTCGAGCTGTTGACGTCGCACCGCCGACGTTGGGAGCAGGCCGGTTAG